The following are encoded in a window of Acetobacteroides hydrogenigenes genomic DNA:
- a CDS encoding ATP-binding protein, with translation MKLDYNVEGGDFARAGWASSQVKKVLKQLNVDQGVIKRVVVALYEAEVNIVAHAYRGTITVNIDAEKIRMTLEDEGPGIPDIPLAMQRGYSTASPQVREMGFGAGMGLPNIDSNADNFDIKTNIGVGTTLEITINLKPQQE, from the coding sequence ATGAAGCTCGACTATAACGTAGAAGGAGGCGATTTTGCACGTGCCGGTTGGGCGTCCAGCCAGGTTAAAAAGGTGCTTAAGCAGCTTAATGTCGACCAAGGTGTTATAAAGCGCGTAGTGGTAGCTTTATACGAAGCCGAAGTTAATATTGTGGCTCATGCCTACCGGGGGACGATAACGGTAAACATCGATGCCGAAAAGATTCGGATGACGTTGGAGGACGAAGGACCAGGTATTCCCGATATTCCGTTGGCCATGCAGCGAGGATACTCTACCGCATCGCCTCAGGTTCGCGAAATGGGATTTGGGGCAGGGATGGGGCTTCCCAATATCGATTCTAATGCTGACAATTTCGACATTAAAACCAACATAGGAGTTGGAACTACGCTTGAAATCACAATTAATCTAAAACCGCAACAGGAGTAA
- a CDS encoding Maf family nucleotide pyrophosphatase, which yields MQKNAIADRFHLILASKSPRRRQLLRDAGFEFTLADSFEVEEIYPETLAAEEVAEFLSNLKADAYPVALKGNDVLITSDTVVVADGEVMGKPADYDDAFRMLRKLSGRMHKVITAVCIRTVSQKLSFSDECDVFFDELSDEEIDFYLRHYKPYDKAGAYGIQEWIGYVGISRIEGSFFTVMGFPIHRVYQELKRLE from the coding sequence ATGCAGAAGAATGCAATAGCCGATAGGTTTCACCTTATACTGGCGTCGAAGTCACCCCGTAGGCGTCAGCTGCTAAGGGATGCCGGCTTCGAGTTTACCCTTGCCGACAGCTTCGAGGTGGAGGAGATCTACCCCGAAACCTTAGCCGCCGAGGAGGTGGCCGAGTTCCTTTCCAACCTTAAGGCCGATGCCTATCCCGTAGCCCTAAAGGGCAACGATGTGCTCATAACCTCCGACACCGTAGTGGTTGCCGATGGCGAGGTAATGGGCAAGCCCGCCGACTACGACGATGCCTTTCGTATGCTACGCAAGCTCTCGGGCCGTATGCACAAGGTGATTACGGCCGTATGCATTCGCACGGTATCGCAAAAGCTATCCTTCTCCGACGAGTGCGATGTCTTTTTCGACGAGCTATCGGACGAGGAGATCGACTTCTACCTGCGCCACTACAAGCCCTACGACAAGGCCGGCGCCTACGGCATTCAGGAGTGGATAGGCTACGTTGGCATATCAAGAATAGAGGGCTCCTTCTTTACCGTCATGGGATTCCCCATCCATAGGGTTTACCAGGAGCTAAAGAGGCTGGAGTAG
- a CDS encoding DUF7687 domain-containing protein — protein sequence MLPNNKFKGLDLEFWANVKLLNQKLGYTVRQTKTNPDSDFVVPTKEQIVEVFNGEGLNPEKLVCNDMLTEFGILLQEYMTYRGGALTAQVKPNLMDKTQAKLLFDTKRQELNPSCPLPMNKQKGEKKDYAFLTGLVNMLIESNKENSVCNYDPRELTSITIDGFPIRTLSRRVDGAFPSIKDPKAIWEIKEYYYTTTFGSRVADGVYETQLDGWELWEARTILNRDIKHYLIIDDYYTWWTCGRSYLCRLIDSMHMGLVTEVLFGREIIDRIPVLVNEWLE from the coding sequence ATGCTGCCAAATAACAAATTCAAAGGACTTGACTTAGAGTTTTGGGCAAATGTTAAGCTCCTTAATCAAAAATTAGGCTATACCGTAAGGCAAACAAAAACGAATCCAGATTCTGATTTTGTAGTTCCTACTAAGGAACAAATAGTAGAAGTCTTTAATGGAGAGGGTTTAAATCCTGAAAAATTAGTTTGCAATGATATGCTGACTGAATTTGGCATTCTTCTCCAAGAATATATGACCTATAGGGGTGGCGCTTTAACAGCTCAAGTTAAGCCCAACTTAATGGATAAAACTCAAGCTAAGCTACTTTTCGATACGAAGAGACAAGAGTTGAATCCTTCATGTCCGTTACCCATGAATAAACAAAAAGGTGAAAAGAAAGATTATGCTTTTCTGACAGGTTTAGTGAATATGCTGATCGAATCTAATAAAGAAAATTCTGTATGTAATTATGATCCAAGAGAATTAACCTCCATTACAATAGATGGATTCCCGATTAGAACGCTTTCTAGAAGAGTAGATGGAGCATTTCCAAGCATTAAAGACCCAAAGGCTATTTGGGAAATAAAAGAGTATTACTACACAACTACTTTCGGGAGTAGAGTTGCAGATGGCGTTTATGAAACTCAACTAGATGGTTGGGAACTTTGGGAAGCACGGACAATTTTGAATAGAGATATCAAACACTATTTGATTATTGATGATTATTATACGTGGTGGACTTGTGGGCGTTCTTATTTATGTAGGCTTATAGACTCCATGCATATGGGACTGGTTACAGAAGTATTGTTTGGTAGAGAGATAATAGATAGGATTCCTGTGTTAGTTAACGAGTGGTTAGAATAA
- a CDS encoding S46 family peptidase, with amino-acid sequence MKKLAISLLLLAALGGKARADEGMWLPIFAEKYNLKAMQAKGFKLSAQDIYNENQTSLKEAVVIFGRGCTGEIISKNGLVITNHHCGFDNIQKHSSVEHDYLKDGFWAYTQEQELPNPGLSVKILVRMQDVTTEALKGVNEQMAEKDRQDLIKKNSKAIVAEAKKGNSYLASVEAMFYGNQYILFVYEEYKDVRLVGAPPSSIGKFGGDTDNWMWPRHTGDFSMFRIYADKNNRPADYSPNNVPYTPKRSLKISLKGVKENDFTLVYGYPGRTQEYLPASSVELITEVSNPNKIRLRTKRLDIQNAEMAKNQAVRIMYAAKNAGIANAWKKWQGELKGLVRLKAVDRKKEFEAAFTSWAKSIGNADYASVIEKLNANNEASKQLTVAKDFQTEALLAVEAVRFASAFDSLVVYSKAKTPDAAKISNQIDKLKKIAAPYFKDYYMPIDQKTFVAMMDEFDANVPSKFIPAQVKSLKAKYKGFDAMASKVYAASIFTSKDRFDAFVKSYSASQYGKVETDPLYALVMSVRDMYKDAVDAPLNKLRDEQNLLLRTYMKGQMEYQPQRMFYPDANSTLRISYGKVEGYKPLDAVRYEYQSTIEGIMQKDNPNIYDYDIPAKLRDLYAKKDYGRYAVNGTIPVAFTASNHTTGGNSGSPVLDAEGNLIGVNFDRCWEGTMSDIMYDPEQCRNITLDIRYALFVVDKLAGAKRLIDEMEIVE; translated from the coding sequence ATGAAAAAGCTGGCGATAAGCCTGCTGCTACTGGCAGCACTAGGCGGTAAGGCGCGTGCCGACGAGGGTATGTGGCTCCCCATTTTTGCCGAAAAGTACAACCTAAAGGCCATGCAGGCCAAAGGGTTTAAGCTGTCGGCTCAGGACATCTATAACGAGAACCAAACCTCCCTTAAGGAGGCCGTCGTAATCTTTGGACGTGGCTGTACAGGCGAGATCATCTCGAAGAACGGTCTGGTAATCACCAACCACCACTGTGGCTTCGACAACATCCAAAAGCATAGTAGCGTAGAGCACGATTACCTTAAGGATGGCTTTTGGGCTTACACCCAAGAGCAGGAACTTCCTAACCCCGGACTCTCTGTTAAGATCTTAGTTCGTATGCAGGACGTTACCACGGAGGCTTTAAAGGGCGTAAACGAGCAGATGGCCGAGAAAGATCGTCAGGATCTTATCAAAAAGAACAGTAAGGCTATTGTAGCCGAGGCAAAGAAGGGCAACAGCTACCTTGCATCGGTCGAGGCCATGTTCTACGGCAACCAGTACATCCTTTTCGTATACGAAGAGTATAAGGATGTTCGCCTTGTAGGTGCTCCGCCATCATCAATAGGTAAGTTTGGCGGCGATACCGATAACTGGATGTGGCCCCGCCACACTGGCGACTTCTCCATGTTCCGTATCTATGCCGACAAGAACAACCGTCCGGCCGACTACTCGCCCAACAACGTTCCCTACACCCCCAAGCGCAGCCTAAAGATCTCGCTTAAGGGAGTTAAGGAGAACGATTTTACCCTTGTTTACGGTTACCCCGGAAGAACGCAGGAGTATCTTCCCGCTTCCTCTGTCGAATTGATCACCGAAGTCAGCAATCCAAACAAGATACGCCTTCGCACCAAGCGTCTAGATATTCAGAATGCCGAAATGGCCAAGAATCAGGCTGTACGTATTATGTATGCCGCAAAGAACGCAGGTATTGCCAACGCTTGGAAGAAGTGGCAGGGCGAGCTTAAAGGGCTTGTTCGCCTAAAGGCTGTTGATAGGAAGAAAGAGTTTGAAGCTGCCTTTACCAGCTGGGCTAAGAGCATTGGAAATGCCGATTACGCCTCGGTTATCGAAAAGCTTAACGCCAACAACGAGGCTTCGAAGCAGCTAACCGTTGCTAAGGACTTCCAAACCGAGGCATTGCTTGCCGTAGAAGCCGTACGATTTGCCTCCGCATTCGATTCGCTCGTTGTTTACTCTAAGGCAAAGACCCCCGATGCTGCAAAAATCAGCAACCAGATCGATAAGCTGAAAAAGATAGCAGCCCCTTACTTTAAGGACTACTATATGCCTATCGACCAAAAGACCTTTGTTGCCATGATGGATGAGTTTGATGCCAACGTGCCCTCTAAGTTTATTCCAGCACAGGTGAAAAGCCTTAAGGCAAAGTATAAGGGCTTTGATGCAATGGCCTCAAAGGTATACGCAGCCTCTATATTTACCAGCAAGGATCGTTTCGATGCCTTTGTAAAGAGCTACTCGGCCAGTCAGTATGGTAAAGTCGAGACAGATCCATTATATGCTCTGGTAATGTCGGTTCGCGATATGTACAAGGATGCTGTTGATGCTCCTCTTAATAAGCTTCGCGACGAACAAAACCTGCTTCTCCGCACCTACATGAAGGGGCAGATGGAATACCAGCCACAAAGGATGTTCTATCCCGATGCCAACTCTACCCTTAGGATTTCGTACGGTAAAGTTGAGGGCTATAAGCCGCTCGATGCCGTTAGGTACGAGTACCAATCGACTATCGAGGGTATCATGCAAAAGGATAACCCAAACATCTACGATTACGACATTCCTGCAAAGCTGCGCGATCTTTATGCTAAGAAGGACTACGGCAGGTACGCCGTTAACGGAACCATTCCAGTTGCCTTTACCGCTAGCAACCATACAACCGGCGGCAACTCGGGTAGCCCCGTGCTCGATGCAGAAGGTAATCTTATAGGAGTAAACTTCGACCGCTGCTGGGAGGGAACCATGAGCGACATCATGTACGATCCCGAGCAGTGCCGTAACATCACCCTCGATATCCGTTATGCGCTCTTTGTGGTCGACAAGCTTGCCGGCGCAAAGCGTTTAATCGACGAGATGGAAATTGTGGAGTAG